A stretch of the Aegilops tauschii subsp. strangulata cultivar AL8/78 chromosome 4, Aet v6.0, whole genome shotgun sequence genome encodes the following:
- the LOC109756018 gene encoding alcohol dehydrogenase-like 2 — translation MADQSPAPIRCKAAVSRAKGAPLVIEDIVVDPPKAYEIRMKVICTSLCHTDITFWRGKEDFPLPPVFPRILGHEAYGVVESVGERVEGFAVGDTVVPTFLGQCDSCAGCASAGSNMCSALPFVVGPGMRRDGTTRFRDSQGEPLHDFLAVSSFSQYTVVDVNQVVKVDPAVPPKLACLLGCGAGTGVGAAWRLAKVQPGSSVVIFGLGAVGLSVAQGAKMCGAAKIIGVDLNPDKEELGKKFGVTDFVNPSKLGESPLSQVIIEMTGGGADYCFECIGVASVMTEAFRSAKQGNGKTVILGLEKDGKPISLPSIEFLFGKCVMGSLFGGIKPKTDIPILAKKCMSKELELEKLITHEVGLQEINTAFDLLLQGKSLRCIIWMDKLAA, via the exons ATGGCGGACCAGAGCCCCGCCCCTATCCGTTGCAAAG CGGCGGTGAGCAGAGCCAAGGGCGCGCCGCTCGTCATCGAGGACATCGTCGTGGATCCGCCCAAGGCCTACGAGATCCGCATGAAGGTCATCTGCACCTCCCTCTGCCACACTGACATCACCTTCTGGCGCGGCAAG GAAGACTTCCCGCTCCCACCCGTGTTCCCAAGGATCCTAGGCCACGAGGCGTACGG GGTGGTGGAGAGCGTGGGGGAGCGCGTGGAGGGGTTCGCGGTGGGGGACACGGTGGTGCCGACGTTCCTGGGGCAGTGCGACTCCTGCGCCGGCTGCGCGTCGGCGGGGAGCAACATGTGCTCCGCGCTGCCGTTCGTCGTCGGCCCCGGGATGCGCCGCGACGGCACCACCCGCTTCAGGGACAGCCAGGGGGAGCCGCTGCACGACTTCCTCGCCGTGTCCAGCTTCAGCCAGTACACCGTCGTCGACGTCAACCAGGTCGTCAAGGTCGACCCCGCCGTGCCGCCCAAGCTCGCCTGCCTCCTCGGCTGCGGCGCCGGCACCG GGGTCGGGGCTGCGTGGAGGTTGGCCAAGGTGCAGCCTGGATCCTCGGTGGTCATCTTCGGGCTGGGAGCGGTGGGATTGTCG GTGGCGCAAGGTGCAAAGATGTGCGGAGCAGCCAAGATCATCGGTGTTGATCTGAACCCTGACAAAGAAGAACTCG GCAAAAAATTCGGCGTGACAGATTTCGTGAACCCATCAAAACTCGGCGAGAGCCCACTCAGCCAG GTGATCATCGAGATGACGGGCGGCGGCGCCGACTACTGCTTCGAGTGCATCGGTGTCGCGTCCGTCATGACCGAGGCGTTCAGAAGCGCTAAGCAG GGGAATGGCAAGACGGTGATCCTGGGGCTGGAGAAGGACGGGAAGCCGATCAGCCTGCCGTCCATCGAGTTCCTCTTCGGCAAGTGCGTCATGGGGTCGCTCTTCGGGGGCATCAAGCCCAAGACCGACATTCCGATCCTCGCCAAGAAATGCATGAGCAAG GAGCTGGAGCTGGAGAAGCTGATCACGCACGAGGTGGGCCTGCAGGAGATAAACACGGCCTTCGACCTGCTCCTGCAGGGGAAGAGCCTCAGGTGCATCATCTGGATGGACAAGCTAGCGGCGTGA